A DNA window from Zingiber officinale cultivar Zhangliang chromosome 3A, Zo_v1.1, whole genome shotgun sequence contains the following coding sequences:
- the LOC122053819 gene encoding auxin-responsive protein SAUR32-like, translated as MRAAGNHQEEEAAAGGIKVVRKLFRFHMPHLGGGHHEKEVEEGKPPRKGWMALRVGPEGEEQRRFVVPVACLSHPLFAELLDEAAVEYGYEQTGPIVIPCAVGHFRHVVHDVIEDGYRRHHRHRLHLFTCFAA; from the coding sequence ATGAGAGCAGCTGGGAATCATCAAGAAGAAGAGGCAGCGGCTGGAGGAATCAAGGTCGTCCGGAAATTATTCCGATTTCACATGCCGCACCTCGGCGGCGGCCACCACGAGAAGGAGGTGGAGGAGGGAAAGCCACCCAGAAAGGGGTGGATGGCGTTGAGGGTGGGACCCGAAGGGGAGGAACAACGACGGTTCGTGGTGCCGGTGGCTTGCCTCTCCCATCCGCTCTTCGCGGAGCTTCTGGATGAGGCTGCCGTCGAGTACGGGTATGAACAGACGGGGCCTATCGTCATCCCCTGCGCCGTCGGCCACTTCCGCCACGTTGTCCACGACGTCATAGAAGATGGCTACCGCCGCCACCACCGCCACCGCCTTCATCTCTTTACCTGCTTTGCGGCTTGA